A window of the Ardenticatenales bacterium genome harbors these coding sequences:
- a CDS encoding ribonuclease HII encodes MPDLTFEQEIIERRGEWLIAGIDEAGRGALAGPVVAAAVILPLNNPDRLARLVAVNDSKQLTARQRERLYDLIITHALAWAVGSAAAAIIDEIGILPATHQAMVAAVRQLVPPASYLLIDGRIRLRQLTQPQQAIIRGDGLSLSIAAASILAKVTRDRHMLALDSQYPAYGFARHKGYGTQAHLHALAHHGPTAIHRHSFAPIRPTLLAVDG; translated from the coding sequence ATGCCTGATTTGACGTTTGAGCAAGAGATTATAGAGCGAAGGGGGGAGTGGTTGATTGCCGGCATTGACGAAGCGGGACGAGGCGCATTGGCCGGCCCCGTCGTCGCCGCCGCCGTCATCCTCCCCCTCAACAATCCTGACCGGCTGGCGCGGTTGGTCGCCGTCAACGACTCCAAGCAACTCACCGCGCGGCAGCGGGAACGCCTCTACGACCTGATCATCACCCATGCCCTCGCCTGGGCCGTGGGCAGCGCCGCCGCCGCCATCATTGACGAAATCGGCATCCTCCCCGCCACCCACCAGGCCATGGTCGCCGCCGTGCGTCAGCTCGTGCCGCCGGCCAGCTACCTGCTCATTGACGGACGTATCCGTCTGCGCCAACTGACGCAGCCGCAGCAAGCCATCATCCGCGGCGATGGCCTCAGCCTGAGCATCGCCGCCGCCTCCATCCTGGCCAAAGTCACCCGCGACCGCCACATGCTGGCGCTGGACAGCCAATATCCCGCCTACGGCTTCGCCCGCCACAAAGGATACGGAACCCAGGCCCACCTACACGCTCTCGCCCACCACGGCCCTACCGCTATTCACCGCCACTCCTTCGCGCCCATTCGCCCGACGCTGCTGGCGGTTGATGGTTGA
- a CDS encoding ABC transporter ATP-binding protein, giving the protein MTVATNRRQRRREKSAANKRISAEGQKSLWRAVSYLRRYKKLTAAAYGALALALVAQLAVPQFVQRIIDTITINANRKDILTMAPDLQQAAAQKLGIDPASLQIDLSQAPRALLTGMIVIIVLSLVRGVLSFAQNYMAQILSENVAFEFRNDIFAKIQRLSFSYHDRNQTGQLMIRATDDVEKLRAFIGRGVLVALQAVVLLVGTLTLLVVTNIQLTLLVVPLLPLTMFVFGLFGARSQPLFREVQQRLSRVNTILQENLAGIKVVRAFASEDKETARFNNSIDRLLNQRLIISKVFSFLFPGIFLLALLAQAAVLYFGGRQIINGLLTVGEWQKFSLYLTYLFLPMGQLGFIISITAQAATSAQRIFEILDAKNDVENRPDAHVLEDIEGHVTFDNVTFRYFASSDPVLRDVTFQANPGQTIALLGSTGSGKTTIINLIPRFYDASEGRILIDGQDVRDVTIESLRQRIGIVLQETTLFSGTIRDNIAFGRPDASEEEVINAAKAAAAHDFIMSFPQGYDTPVGERGSTLSGGQKQRVAIARALLLDPHILILDDSTSSVDLTTEYQIQQALDRLMKGRTSFVIAQRISTVINADQILVLDKGSIVAQGTHEELLENSPIYADIYNSQLQA; this is encoded by the coding sequence ATGACCGTAGCTACCAATCGAAGACAAAGACGGCGCGAAAAATCCGCCGCAAACAAACGCATTTCCGCCGAGGGGCAAAAATCCCTCTGGCGCGCGGTCAGTTATCTACGTCGCTACAAAAAACTGACCGCCGCCGCCTATGGCGCGCTGGCGCTGGCCCTGGTGGCCCAACTGGCCGTCCCCCAGTTCGTGCAGCGCATCATCGACACCATCACCATCAACGCCAACCGCAAAGACATCCTCACGATGGCCCCCGATTTGCAGCAGGCCGCCGCGCAAAAGCTGGGCATCGATCCCGCCAGCCTGCAAATTGACCTCAGCCAGGCCCCCCGCGCCCTGCTCACGGGCATGATCGTGATCATCGTCCTCTCCCTGGTGCGCGGCGTTCTCTCCTTCGCGCAAAACTACATGGCGCAAATCCTATCGGAAAATGTGGCCTTCGAGTTTCGCAACGACATCTTCGCCAAAATTCAGCGCCTCAGCTTCAGCTACCACGACCGTAATCAGACGGGGCAGTTGATGATTCGAGCCACGGACGACGTGGAAAAGCTACGCGCGTTTATTGGCCGCGGCGTGCTGGTGGCATTACAGGCGGTGGTGCTGCTGGTGGGCACGCTGACGCTGCTGGTGGTGACGAATATCCAGTTGACGCTGCTGGTGGTACCGCTGCTGCCGTTGACGATGTTCGTTTTTGGCTTGTTTGGGGCGCGGTCGCAGCCGTTGTTCCGCGAGGTACAGCAGCGTCTATCCCGGGTGAACACAATTTTGCAGGAGAATCTTGCCGGCATTAAAGTCGTCCGCGCATTTGCCAGTGAAGACAAAGAAACCGCCCGCTTCAACAACAGCATCGACCGTCTCCTGAACCAACGCCTCATCATCAGCAAAGTCTTCTCCTTCCTCTTCCCCGGCATCTTCCTCCTCGCCCTCCTGGCCCAGGCTGCCGTCCTCTACTTCGGCGGACGACAAATCATCAACGGCCTCCTCACCGTAGGCGAGTGGCAAAAATTCAGCCTCTACCTCACCTACCTGTTCCTGCCTATGGGCCAACTCGGCTTCATCATCTCCATCACCGCCCAGGCCGCCACCAGTGCCCAACGCATCTTTGAAATCCTGGACGCCAAAAATGACGTAGAAAACAGGCCAGACGCCCACGTTCTGGAAGACATTGAGGGGCACGTCACTTTTGATAACGTCACGTTCCGCTACTTCGCCAGCAGCGACCCCGTCCTGCGCGATGTCACATTCCAGGCAAACCCGGGCCAGACGATCGCCCTGCTCGGCTCCACCGGCAGCGGCAAAACCACCATCATCAACCTGATCCCCCGCTTCTACGACGCCAGCGAAGGGCGCATCCTCATTGACGGGCAAGACGTGCGCGACGTGACTATCGAAAGCCTGCGACAACGCATCGGCATTGTGCTGCAAGAGACCACCCTCTTCAGTGGCACCATTCGGGATAACATCGCCTTTGGTCGCCCGGACGCCAGCGAAGAAGAAGTGATCAACGCCGCCAAAGCCGCCGCCGCCCACGACTTCATCATGTCCTTCCCCCAGGGGTACGACACACCGGTGGGCGAACGCGGCTCCACCCTCAGCGGCGGGCAAAAGCAGCGCGTGGCGATTGCCCGCGCCCTGCTGCTCGACCCCCACATCTTGATCTTGGATGACTCCACCAGCAGCGTGGACCTGACCACGGAATATCAAATTCAACAGGCGTTGGATCGCCTGATGAAAGGGCGCACCAGTTTTGTGATCGCGCAGCGCATCAGCACGGTGATTAACGCAGACCAGATTTTGGTACTGGACAAAGGCAGCATTGTCGCGCAAGGCACGCACGAGGAACTATTGGAGAACAGCCCCATTTACGCCGACATTTACAACTCACAACTACAAGCCTGA
- a CDS encoding HRDC domain-containing protein encodes MNFPPATFVNTPDAWETCLNRLHAAKRFALDLEANSLYAYREQICLMQISLPDQDYVIDPLADLDFAGMGHLIEDPHIEKVLHSGEYDLILMKKQFDWQMSNLFDTMWAARILGYAHMGLANILKDRYGVELDKRHQKANWCRRPLSASQLEYAQSDTHFLLTLRDDFATALQAAGHWEEAMELFQEQCQVHPAEQTFDPDGFWSVNGVRDLSRQQQAILRALYIFREKEAERQDRPPFKIFGGKTMLQLAREAPEHLDDLRSIHGMTTGQVKRYGQKILQAIRQGRQDGPPRRPARGPRLPEEVVNRYDLLHEWRRRRAVARGVESDVILSRQSLWDLAHANPRDLSELASVSSLGPWRQQQYGQEIIRLLQKKQQRR; translated from the coding sequence ATGAATTTTCCCCCCGCCACTTTCGTAAACACACCTGACGCCTGGGAGACCTGCCTGAACCGCCTACACGCCGCGAAGCGGTTCGCGTTGGACCTGGAAGCAAACAGTCTCTATGCCTACCGCGAGCAGATCTGCCTGATGCAAATTTCGCTGCCGGACCAGGATTATGTGATTGACCCGTTGGCTGATCTGGATTTTGCCGGCATGGGCCACCTCATCGAAGACCCCCACATCGAAAAAGTGCTGCACTCCGGCGAATACGACCTCATCCTCATGAAGAAACAGTTCGACTGGCAAATGTCCAACCTGTTTGACACCATGTGGGCGGCACGCATTTTGGGCTACGCCCACATGGGGCTGGCCAACATCCTCAAAGACCGCTACGGCGTCGAGCTGGACAAACGCCACCAAAAAGCCAACTGGTGCCGCCGCCCCCTCTCCGCCTCGCAACTGGAATACGCCCAAAGCGATACGCACTTCCTCCTCACCCTGCGCGACGACTTCGCCACTGCCTTGCAAGCAGCCGGGCACTGGGAAGAAGCGATGGAACTATTCCAAGAGCAATGCCAGGTGCATCCGGCGGAACAAACCTTCGACCCCGATGGTTTCTGGTCCGTCAATGGCGTGCGCGACCTCTCGCGCCAGCAGCAAGCCATCTTGCGTGCGCTCTACATTTTCCGCGAGAAAGAGGCGGAACGACAGGATCGCCCTCCCTTCAAGATATTTGGCGGCAAGACCATGCTCCAACTCGCCCGCGAAGCGCCGGAACACCTCGACGACCTGCGCAGCATTCATGGCATGACCACGGGCCAGGTCAAGCGGTACGGGCAAAAAATCTTGCAGGCCATCCGCCAGGGACGCCAAGACGGCCCTCCGCGTCGCCCGGCGCGCGGACCGCGCCTCCCCGAAGAAGTGGTCAATCGGTACGATCTGCTGCACGAATGGCGACGCCGGCGGGCGGTCGCGCGGGGCGTGGAATCAGACGTGATCCTCAGCCGCCAGTCCCTTTGGGACCTGGCTCATGCCAATCCACGAGATCTGTCCGAACTGGCATCCGTTTCCTCGTTGGGACCGTGGCGGCAACAGCAATACGGTCAGGAAATCATCCGCCTCCTCCAAAAAAAACAGCAAAGACGTTAA
- a CDS encoding MBL fold metallo-hydrolase codes for MKITFHGAVRTVTGSQHLLTVNGSKILLDCGFYQGKRAESYERNLHLPFAVEEVDVLILSHAHIDHSGNIPNLVKSGFRGDIICTYATRDLCTIMLRDSARIQESDIEYVNKKRARENQPPLAPIYRTPDAVECMKYFIAIGYERPYKITPEVTLTFYDAGHILGSAIVALDIVDKETGQDVRLVFSGDLGRPDRPILRDPTFLQEADVLLIESTYGTREHESTDEASHLLEKVVNDTYRRGGKVIVPAFAVGRTQELVYRLHRSINDGKIPANLSVFVDSPLAIDATSVYRLHPEAYDDEVAEFMLTAPGSDPFGFERMQYTRAVYQSKALNDLREPAVIISASGMAETGRILHHLKNNIEDRHNTILIVGWQAPDTLGRRIVERQPEVRIFGEKYRLRARVESIQGFSAHADRGELLDWVAHFQRRPQHTYVVHGDEDVSLAFADTLRKTAGLPDVNVPTLGQTFTV; via the coding sequence GTGAAAATAACATTCCATGGTGCCGTGCGTACCGTGACCGGTTCGCAGCATTTGCTGACCGTCAATGGGAGCAAGATATTGCTGGACTGCGGCTTTTATCAAGGCAAGCGGGCAGAAAGTTATGAACGTAATTTGCATTTGCCCTTCGCGGTGGAAGAGGTCGATGTCCTGATTCTCTCGCACGCGCACATCGACCACAGCGGCAACATCCCTAACCTGGTGAAGAGCGGTTTCCGCGGCGATATTATCTGCACCTATGCGACGCGGGACTTGTGCACAATTATGCTGCGGGACAGCGCCCGCATTCAGGAATCGGATATTGAGTACGTGAACAAGAAACGGGCGCGAGAGAATCAGCCTCCGTTGGCGCCGATTTATCGCACGCCGGACGCGGTGGAGTGCATGAAATACTTCATTGCCATTGGCTATGAGCGCCCATACAAAATCACGCCGGAAGTTACGCTGACGTTTTATGACGCGGGGCACATCCTCGGCTCGGCGATTGTGGCGCTGGATATTGTGGATAAGGAGACGGGGCAAGATGTGCGGCTGGTGTTTAGCGGTGATTTGGGTCGCCCGGACCGGCCTATCTTGCGCGATCCCACTTTTTTGCAAGAGGCGGATGTGCTGTTGATTGAAAGCACGTATGGCACGCGCGAGCATGAATCAACGGACGAGGCGAGTCATTTGCTGGAGAAGGTGGTTAATGATACGTATCGGCGCGGGGGGAAGGTGATAGTGCCGGCATTTGCCGTAGGCCGCACCCAGGAACTTGTCTACCGCCTGCATCGCTCCATCAACGATGGCAAAATCCCCGCCAACCTCTCCGTCTTTGTAGACAGCCCCCTGGCCATTGATGCCACCTCCGTCTACCGCCTGCATCCCGAAGCATACGACGACGAAGTCGCCGAATTCATGCTCACCGCCCCCGGCTCCGACCCCTTTGGTTTTGAGCGAATGCAATATACCCGCGCCGTCTACCAGTCCAAAGCCCTCAACGACCTGCGCGAGCCAGCCGTGATCATCAGCGCCAGCGGCATGGCGGAAACGGGCCGCATCCTCCACCACCTGAAAAACAACATCGAGGACCGCCACAACACCATCCTCATCGTCGGCTGGCAGGCCCCTGACACTCTAGGGCGACGTATTGTGGAACGGCAGCCAGAAGTACGCATCTTCGGCGAAAAGTACCGCCTGCGCGCCCGCGTGGAAAGCATCCAGGGCTTCAGCGCCCACGCCGACCGCGGCGAACTGCTCGACTGGGTGGCCCACTTCCAGCGCCGCCCGCAACACACCTACGTCGTCCACGGTGACGAGGATGTCTCCCTCGCCTTCGCCGACACCCTGCGCAAAACAGCGGGCCTCCCCGACGTCAACGTTCCCACCCTCGGCCAAACTTTTACCGTTTGA
- a CDS encoding glycine C-acetyltransferase: protein MSSTVSWIEDEIAALKEAGLFNVIRTIESPMDAWVTIDGRRVLNFCANNYLGLANHPRLRQAAKSAIDSHGIGPGAVRSIAGTMDLHLQLENNLAAFKRAAACITFQSGFTANLATIPALVGRGDIIFSDELNHASIIDGSRLSRAEIVRYAHNDVDDLRRKIAETTTTNRRLIVTDGVFSMDGDIAPLDKICDVANEHGIMLMVDDAHGEGVLGEGGRGIVDHFGLHGRVDVEVGTLSKAFGVMGGLVAGKQPIIDWLRQRGRPFIFSSAMTVPDVAACTEAVNVLQESTELVDRLWANAKVFKEGMRQMGFDTGHSQTPIVPVMLGEAPLAQQFSRRLFAEGVFAMAIGYPTVPQGKARIRVMNSAAHAPADLELALETFGRVGRELGVI, encoded by the coding sequence ATGAGCAGCACGGTAAGTTGGATTGAAGATGAGATTGCCGCTTTGAAGGAGGCGGGATTGTTTAACGTGATCCGCACGATTGAGTCGCCCATGGATGCGTGGGTGACGATTGATGGGCGGCGCGTGTTGAATTTTTGCGCGAATAATTACCTGGGGCTGGCGAACCATCCGCGGCTGCGGCAGGCGGCGAAGTCGGCGATTGATTCGCATGGTATTGGTCCGGGGGCGGTGCGGTCAATTGCCGGCACAATGGACCTCCACCTCCAACTCGAAAACAACCTGGCCGCCTTCAAACGCGCCGCCGCTTGCATCACCTTCCAGAGCGGCTTCACCGCCAACCTGGCGACCATCCCCGCCCTCGTTGGCCGCGGCGACATCATCTTCTCCGATGAACTGAACCATGCCAGCATCATTGACGGCTCCCGCCTGAGCCGCGCCGAAATCGTGCGCTACGCCCACAACGACGTGGACGACTTGCGGCGCAAAATCGCGGAAACCACGACCACCAACCGCCGCCTGATCGTCACCGATGGCGTTTTTAGCATGGATGGCGACATTGCCCCGCTGGACAAAATCTGCGACGTGGCGAATGAGCATGGCATTATGCTCATGGTGGACGACGCGCACGGCGAGGGCGTCCTGGGCGAGGGGGGACGCGGGATCGTGGACCATTTCGGCCTGCACGGGCGGGTGGATGTGGAAGTGGGGACGTTGAGTAAGGCGTTTGGCGTGATGGGGGGGCTGGTTGCCGGCAAACAACCCATCATTGATTGGCTGCGGCAGCGCGGACGCCCCTTCATCTTCTCTAGCGCCATGACGGTTCCCGATGTGGCTGCCTGCACCGAGGCCGTCAACGTGTTGCAGGAGTCAACGGAGTTGGTGGACCGCCTCTGGGCCAACGCGAAGGTCTTCAAGGAAGGGATGCGGCAGATGGGCTTCGACACCGGTCATTCGCAAACGCCTATTGTGCCCGTCATGTTGGGCGAAGCGCCGCTGGCGCAGCAGTTCAGCCGTCGTTTGTTTGCGGAAGGTGTGTTTGCAATGGCCATTGGCTACCCCACCGTGCCCCAGGGCAAGGCGCGCATCCGCGTGATGAACTCCGCCGCGCACGCGCCCGCCGATTTGGAGCTGGCGCTGGAGACATTTGGCCGCGTGGGCCGCGAACTGGGCGTTATTTGA
- a CDS encoding Glu/Leu/Phe/Val dehydrogenase, which translates to MTQEKRTVLDNVTDQFNKAADLMQLDDDVRRILAHPTNEIVVNFPVKMDDGHIEMFTGYRVQHNSALGPYKGGLRYHPAVEINEVRALAAWMTWKTAVAHIPLGGAKGGIRLDPGQYSLRELEHITRRFTFALGSNIGPEYDIPAPDVNTNAQIMAWILDTYFSMMPPQDRQRCSHVVTGKPIESGGSVGRDKATGQGVVFLIDRWAQDNAFDLSQATYFVQGFGNVGSWAARLLKPYGAKMMAVEDASGAIYNAEGIDPDALVAYTATSPRHGIAGFPGATPVDHATFMATEADVFIPAALENQITAETAPLLRTRLVAEGANGPTDPDGDAVLQQNGIALLPDILCNAGGVIVSYFEWLQNKRSEFWDLDEVDSKLLKLMNQAYDRVHKAATWYETDWRTAAYIVALRRLERVYTERGIFP; encoded by the coding sequence ATGACCCAAGAAAAACGGACTGTTCTGGACAATGTCACGGACCAGTTCAATAAGGCCGCGGATCTGATGCAACTCGACGATGACGTGCGGCGCATCCTTGCTCATCCCACGAACGAAATCGTCGTCAACTTTCCCGTGAAAATGGACGACGGCCACATTGAGATGTTTACCGGCTATCGCGTGCAGCACAACAGCGCCCTCGGCCCTTATAAGGGCGGTCTGCGTTATCATCCCGCCGTAGAAATCAACGAAGTGCGCGCCCTGGCAGCCTGGATGACCTGGAAAACGGCCGTAGCACACATTCCACTAGGGGGGGCTAAGGGGGGAATCCGTCTCGATCCCGGCCAATACTCGCTGCGCGAGCTGGAGCATATCACCCGCCGCTTTACCTTCGCGCTGGGCAGCAACATCGGCCCTGAGTACGATATTCCCGCCCCCGATGTGAACACCAATGCCCAGATCATGGCCTGGATTTTGGACACCTATTTTTCCATGATGCCCCCGCAGGATCGGCAGCGATGTTCGCATGTGGTCACCGGGAAGCCGATTGAGTCCGGCGGCAGTGTGGGACGCGACAAGGCCACGGGGCAGGGGGTCGTGTTCTTGATTGACCGTTGGGCGCAGGATAATGCCTTTGACCTGTCCCAGGCCACCTACTTTGTGCAGGGATTCGGCAATGTGGGTTCGTGGGCGGCGCGTCTGCTCAAACCGTATGGGGCCAAAATGATGGCCGTGGAAGACGCCAGCGGCGCGATCTACAATGCGGAGGGGATTGATCCCGATGCGCTGGTGGCGTATACGGCGACCAGTCCCCGACACGGGATTGCCGGCTTCCCTGGCGCGACGCCTGTTGATCATGCGACGTTTATGGCGACGGAGGCAGACGTCTTTATCCCTGCCGCGCTGGAGAACCAGATCACGGCGGAAACGGCGCCGCTGCTGCGAACGCGCCTGGTGGCGGAAGGGGCCAATGGGCCGACGGACCCGGACGGGGACGCGGTTTTGCAGCAAAACGGGATTGCGCTGCTGCCCGACATTCTCTGCAATGCCGGCGGCGTCATTGTCAGCTACTTTGAGTGGTTGCAAAACAAGCGCAGCGAATTTTGGGACCTGGACGAAGTGGATTCTAAGCTGCTGAAACTGATGAACCAGGCTTATGATCGTGTCCATAAAGCGGCGACCTGGTACGAAACGGATTGGCGCACGGCGGCCTACATCGTGGCGCTCAGGCGTCTGGAGCGTGTCTACACGGAGCGAGGCATTTTCCCGTAG
- a CDS encoding Nif3-like dinuclear metal center hexameric protein, which translates to MKRNELTTYLDDYLRIGDIKDYGPQGLQLESDNQEVRRVALAVDVAPPVIEAAGAWGADMLLVHHGILWRSVERLAGPLGERVRRLLRHGINLYAAHLPLDAHAEVGNNAVLARLLNVKAEAWWCEVMGTKLGVCGPLPESAPLSQFVQQVNEQLHTTARVLSHGPALVNRVAILSGFGADEVAAAAALGADTYVTGETSHAHYWAAADHHLNVIFAGHYATETVGVQALGAHLARHFGLETRFFDFPTDM; encoded by the coding sequence ATGAAACGAAACGAACTGACAACCTACCTCGACGACTACTTGCGCATCGGCGACATCAAAGACTATGGACCGCAAGGGCTGCAATTGGAAAGCGATAACCAGGAAGTGCGCCGCGTGGCCCTGGCCGTGGACGTCGCCCCGCCCGTGATCGAGGCCGCCGGCGCGTGGGGGGCGGATATGCTGCTGGTGCATCATGGCATTCTCTGGCGCAGCGTGGAACGGCTGGCGGGACCACTGGGAGAGCGGGTACGACGGCTGCTGCGGCACGGCATCAACCTCTATGCCGCCCATCTGCCGCTGGACGCCCACGCGGAAGTCGGGAACAACGCCGTGCTGGCGCGTCTCCTCAACGTAAAAGCCGAAGCGTGGTGGTGCGAGGTGATGGGCACGAAGTTGGGCGTATGTGGACCGCTGCCGGAATCCGCGCCACTATCCCAGTTTGTGCAGCAGGTGAATGAGCAACTGCACACCACGGCTCGCGTCTTGTCCCATGGTCCCGCCCTGGTGAACCGCGTAGCCATTCTATCAGGCTTTGGCGCGGACGAGGTAGCGGCGGCGGCAGCCCTGGGCGCGGACACCTACGTAACCGGCGAAACGTCGCACGCCCACTATTGGGCCGCGGCGGACCACCACCTGAACGTGATTTTCGCCGGCCATTACGCCACGGAAACGGTGGGCGTGCAGGCGCTGGGGGCGCATCTGGCGCGGCATTTTGGCCTGGAGACCCGGTTCTTTGATTTTCCTACGGATATGTGA
- a CDS encoding PQQ-dependent sugar dehydrogenase yields MPADSTDLPPSTRAALAPKPGPRTGAFLLILLLTMIGTTLILAVRPGQGAESSAIFLPLMLAPREFEITPAVGSFGPITDITHAGDDRLFVVEKAGKISVIQPQGNITTFMDISARVESTGQEQGLLALAFHPDYAQNGYFFVTYTAQSGVQWEVRTSRFRVTADANVADPNSELIIMQISEQGILHNGGGLAFNPRDGYLYQGVGDDSQFLVAQDGNSVLGKIIRMDVSSVVNGAVSAPRHMHPFLDAQALVSAEVWAMGFRNPWRFAIDPVRGHIFVGDVGDRSWEEVDIIPDGSPGWNFGWPCLEGPLVVLTDGVCADQWRFTPPAYTYPHGHGEGTGCAVIGGKVLRPETDGRFIFADSCRLSFFAMTYADGVASTVPLGNLEGVDLFLNTFGEDNQGNLYLGMFWIPDPGPLYEVYVP; encoded by the coding sequence ATGCCTGCTGATTCGACAGACCTCCCCCCATCAACCCGAGCCGCGCTTGCTCCCAAACCGGGGCCGCGAACGGGCGCATTCCTGCTTATCTTGCTCCTGACCATGATCGGAACGACCCTCATCCTCGCTGTTCGTCCGGGACAGGGCGCCGAGTCATCGGCCATTTTCTTGCCTCTCATGTTGGCCCCCCGCGAATTTGAGATCACGCCCGCCGTTGGCAGCTTTGGTCCCATCACGGACATCACCCATGCCGGCGACGACCGTCTGTTTGTCGTGGAAAAAGCCGGCAAAATATCCGTCATCCAGCCGCAAGGCAACATCACCACCTTCATGGACATCAGCGCCCGCGTGGAAAGCACCGGGCAGGAACAGGGACTCCTGGCCCTGGCATTTCACCCCGACTACGCTCAGAACGGCTACTTCTTTGTCACCTACACAGCGCAGAGCGGCGTGCAATGGGAAGTGCGCACCTCTCGCTTCCGCGTGACCGCCGACGCGAACGTGGCCGACCCGAACAGTGAGCTAATCATCATGCAAATCAGTGAGCAAGGCATCCTCCACAATGGCGGCGGCCTGGCTTTCAACCCCCGTGACGGCTATCTCTACCAGGGCGTCGGGGACGATTCCCAGTTCCTCGTGGCGCAAGACGGCAATTCCGTGCTGGGCAAAATCATCCGCATGGATGTGAGCAGCGTGGTGAACGGGGCCGTGTCCGCGCCGCGACACATGCACCCCTTCCTGGACGCCCAGGCGCTGGTTTCCGCCGAAGTGTGGGCCATGGGGTTCCGCAATCCGTGGCGGTTTGCCATTGACCCCGTGCGCGGCCACATTTTCGTAGGTGATGTGGGGGACCGCTCGTGGGAAGAAGTGGACATCATTCCCGATGGCAGCCCCGGTTGGAACTTTGGTTGGCCCTGTCTGGAGGGACCATTGGTCGTCCTCACCGATGGTGTATGCGCCGACCAGTGGCGATTCACGCCACCCGCCTACACCTACCCCCACGGCCACGGCGAGGGCACGGGCTGCGCCGTCATTGGCGGCAAGGTGCTGCGCCCGGAAACGGATGGCCGCTTCATCTTCGCCGATTCCTGTCGTCTTTCCTTCTTCGCCATGACCTACGCGGACGGCGTTGCCAGCACGGTTCCATTAGGCAACCTGGAGGGGGTAGACTTGTTTTTGAACACGTTTGGCGAGGACAATCAGGGCAACCTTTATCTGGGCATGTTCTGGATACCTGATCCCGGACCGTTGTACGAAGTGTACGTGCCCTGA
- a CDS encoding HNH endonuclease encodes MNEPVLILNINYEPLHVCNIKRALNLLLAGKAEIVLNGRGYIHTSSDQFEIPSVIKLAYMVKRPRPQIALSKREILRRDDYTCQYCGRKTNLLTIDHVVPRHAGGSHSWYNLVAACAPCNRRKGGKMLDQANMQLRRRPFEPNPSAFYLFGNHLEKRQEWNEFLEGW; translated from the coding sequence TTGAACGAGCCGGTGCTCATCTTGAACATCAACTACGAGCCTCTGCACGTTTGTAACATCAAACGCGCATTGAACTTGCTGCTTGCCGGCAAAGCGGAAATCGTCCTTAACGGGCGCGGCTACATCCACACCAGCAGCGACCAATTTGAAATCCCCTCCGTCATCAAACTGGCATATATGGTCAAACGCCCCCGTCCGCAGATCGCCCTTTCCAAGCGGGAGATTTTGCGGCGGGACGATTACACTTGCCAGTACTGCGGACGCAAGACCAACCTCCTGACCATTGACCACGTGGTGCCGCGCCATGCAGGCGGCAGCCATAGCTGGTATAACCTGGTAGCCGCGTGCGCCCCGTGCAACCGGCGCAAGGGGGGCAAGATGCTGGATCAGGCAAACATGCAACTGCGTCGCCGCCCATTCGAGCCAAACCCATCCGCCTTTTATCTATTTGGCAACCATCTGGAAAAACGGCAGGAGTGGAACGAATTCCTGGAAGGATGGTAG
- a CDS encoding low molecular weight protein arginine phosphatase: MPTILIVCTANICRSPVAEALLRRQLTALPIEAESWTVVSAGTWALVGRPPALYSQEMMREHGLEVGDKRAQMITSGLMQQADLVLCMEAGHAEALRVEFPADATKVYLLSEMVGLKYSISDPYGGPREGYAAMFRELSRLLDEGLPRIVALARAQAARRS; encoded by the coding sequence ATGCCCACTATCCTCATTGTCTGCACGGCAAATATCTGCCGCTCTCCGGTGGCGGAGGCGCTGCTGCGGCGGCAACTGACCGCTCTGCCCATTGAAGCGGAGTCGTGGACGGTCGTTTCTGCCGGCACATGGGCATTGGTTGGTCGCCCCCCCGCTCTCTACAGCCAGGAAATGATGCGCGAACATGGCCTGGAGGTGGGCGACAAACGCGCGCAAATGATCACGTCTGGCCTGATGCAGCAGGCGGACCTGGTGCTGTGCATGGAGGCCGGTCACGCCGAAGCATTGCGCGTCGAATTTCCCGCAGACGCGACCAAAGTTTATCTCTTGTCGGAAATGGTGGGGCTAAAATACAGTATCAGCGACCCTTACGGCGGCCCCCGCGAGGGCTACGCGGCGATGTTCCGCGAACTGAGTCGTCTGCTCGATGAAGGGCTTCCCCGAATTGTGGCGCTGGCCCGCGCCCAGGCCGCCCGCCGGTCATAG